From a single Alkalihalophilus pseudofirmus genomic region:
- a CDS encoding TRAP transporter large permease subunit, which translates to MGIVALIIFVSVLVFWSIKLRRNLGEAALVGFLAIVPLGGSEALSLFLQGISFASTFSVLYAAIAFVFMAYVIDKFGIVERLLAILNSLVGRLPGAPAIMDAVGSSVMGTLSGGDSGNTAATGSITGPWMLRNKWNKEIAASVMVGNGGMASALPPTTSMFIILGFAPVAAAITTGEFFIALLIAGAYQFLHRLILIGYFVKKQNIKAFSAESLDPLSVSFKNGWSSIFIYMGAIIPLTLTIGPLADFIANIPSLGEEALNSVDIVIWIPTLMIGIAFLLGRKTMPKSFTGLLKFTKNSIPRFTVIGSLIFFAVASSEVLTALGLSENISQLMNAANTPGWLTVLLLGLGITAIAGPLTSTGTLTAVGLVSYEILVSSGFSPLISAVVIMTFASTSAQMPPASGSIYIASGIVGARPEKTFLILILYYVCPVILIGWLIAMGILPV; encoded by the coding sequence ATGGGGATAGTCGCTCTCATTATTTTTGTAAGCGTTTTAGTTTTTTGGAGCATTAAGTTAAGAAGGAATCTTGGAGAAGCTGCTCTAGTAGGCTTTTTAGCAATTGTACCTTTAGGAGGCTCAGAAGCACTCTCACTATTTTTACAAGGGATTAGCTTTGCTTCTACGTTTTCAGTTTTGTACGCTGCAATTGCTTTTGTTTTCATGGCTTATGTAATCGATAAATTCGGGATTGTAGAACGGCTTCTAGCTATTTTGAATTCATTAGTAGGCAGGCTCCCAGGTGCGCCTGCAATTATGGATGCTGTTGGATCTTCAGTAATGGGAACACTATCTGGCGGTGACTCAGGAAACACAGCCGCGACTGGATCCATTACCGGTCCTTGGATGCTCCGCAACAAATGGAATAAAGAAATAGCAGCATCTGTTATGGTCGGTAATGGAGGAATGGCCTCAGCCCTCCCCCCTACAACATCAATGTTTATCATTTTAGGCTTTGCACCAGTAGCAGCAGCTATTACAACAGGAGAATTTTTTATCGCTCTATTAATTGCTGGAGCATACCAGTTTTTACATCGATTAATTTTGATTGGATATTTTGTTAAGAAGCAGAATATTAAAGCATTCAGTGCTGAATCATTAGATCCACTAAGTGTTTCTTTTAAAAATGGTTGGAGTTCAATTTTTATATATATGGGAGCAATTATTCCATTAACTTTAACAATTGGTCCATTGGCTGATTTTATAGCAAATATTCCCTCTTTAGGAGAAGAAGCACTAAACAGTGTTGATATTGTTATTTGGATCCCAACTCTAATGATTGGTATCGCATTTCTCTTAGGAAGAAAGACCATGCCTAAATCATTTACGGGTCTTCTTAAATTTACAAAAAATTCAATTCCACGTTTTACTGTTATTGGCTCATTAATTTTTTTCGCCGTGGCTTCAAGTGAAGTCTTAACAGCCTTAGGCTTATCAGAAAATATCTCACAATTGATGAATGCAGCTAATACACCAGGTTGGCTTACTGTCTTATTACTAGGGCTTGGCATTACTGCTATTGCAGGACCTCTGACATCAACAGGAACCCTTACTGCTGTTGGTTTAGTATCCTACGAAATATTAGTATCTAGTGGGTTCTCTCCCCTTATTTCAGCAGTTGTTATTATGACTTTTGCTTCTACGTCTGCCCAAATGCCTCCAGCTTCCGGCTCCATATATATAGCTTCTGGAATTGTTGGAGCAAGACCTGAAAAAACATTTTTAATTTTAATACTCTATTATGTTTGTCCTGTAATTCTTATCGGATGGTTAATAGCTATGGGAATATTACCAGTCTAA
- a CDS encoding EamA family transporter, with protein sequence MRVGGLGLVILAAILWGISGGLGGFLMDKGWDPLVISFYRGAVGLVCILIWFLFRPTRFNRPLLFWSVVAGIGVAGNFVFYFVSISEGSVAVAATLMYTAPIFVLLISFIFRLEQASLFKWLAIGCVMAGVVLLTEVYSIGSEGITMLGLMTGLGAGLSYALFIFGFKYASRHGQPQGILTIAFLAFTIITLLFIDHGEAASVFFSPDLGWIILLGIFGAGVSFFLYVVGLKKTSPTSASIIAMVEPVTASLLGFMVLSELLTVTQLGGMAIILVTVTILSVKQG encoded by the coding sequence ATGCGTGTTGGTGGGTTAGGATTAGTTATTTTAGCAGCAATTTTATGGGGCATTTCTGGGGGACTAGGCGGCTTCTTAATGGATAAAGGCTGGGATCCCCTAGTCATCTCCTTTTATAGGGGAGCAGTAGGTCTAGTATGTATTCTTATTTGGTTCTTGTTCCGGCCGACGCGGTTTAATAGGCCGCTGTTGTTCTGGTCTGTCGTTGCGGGTATTGGCGTAGCAGGGAATTTTGTTTTTTATTTTGTTAGTATCTCAGAGGGCAGTGTTGCGGTAGCGGCAACATTGATGTATACCGCACCTATTTTTGTTCTCCTTATCTCTTTTATATTCCGTCTTGAACAGGCGTCATTATTTAAATGGCTGGCTATTGGTTGTGTGATGGCTGGTGTGGTATTGCTGACAGAGGTGTACAGCATTGGCTCTGAGGGCATCACAATGCTTGGGCTTATGACAGGACTCGGTGCCGGGTTATCGTATGCTTTGTTCATTTTTGGCTTTAAATATGCATCCCGCCATGGGCAGCCGCAAGGAATTTTAACGATTGCATTTCTTGCCTTTACGATCATAACGCTGCTTTTCATTGACCACGGCGAAGCAGCTTCCGTCTTTTTCTCACCTGACTTAGGATGGATCATTCTTTTAGGAATTTTCGGAGCAGGGGTATCATTCTTCTTGTATGTAGTTGGTTTGAAAAAAACATCACCGACGTCAGCTTCCATTATTGCAATGGTGGAACCCGTGACTGCCTCCCTTTTGGGATTTATGGTTCTGAGTGAACTGCTTACAGTAACCCAGCTTGGAGGCATGGCAATTATCCTCGTGACAGTGACGATTTTAAGCGTGAAGCAGGGTTGA
- the rlmH gene encoding 23S rRNA (pseudouridine(1915)-N(3))-methyltransferase RlmH: MNISIISVGKLKEKYLKQGIAEYTKRLGAYAKIELVEVADEKAPENLSEADMVLVKQKEGERILAKIAPDTHVITLEIKGKQLTSEQLAKEIDQLATYGKSKIAFVIGGSLGLSEEVMARSNYALSFSKMTLPHQLMRLVLLEQVYRAFRINRGEPYHK; encoded by the coding sequence GTGAATATCTCAATTATTTCTGTAGGAAAATTAAAAGAGAAGTATTTGAAGCAAGGAATAGCCGAATATACAAAACGGCTTGGAGCATATGCAAAAATTGAGCTAGTAGAAGTGGCTGATGAAAAAGCACCGGAGAATTTAAGTGAGGCCGACATGGTGCTCGTAAAGCAAAAAGAGGGCGAAAGAATCCTCGCCAAAATCGCGCCAGATACGCATGTTATCACACTTGAAATCAAAGGTAAACAGCTGACATCAGAGCAATTAGCAAAAGAAATTGACCAGCTTGCAACGTACGGGAAAAGCAAAATCGCCTTTGTGATAGGCGGATCGCTCGGTCTAAGTGAGGAAGTCATGGCCCGCAGTAATTATGCACTGTCGTTCTCAAAAATGACGCTGCCGCATCAGTTGATGAGGCTGGTGTTATTAGAGCAGGTGTATCGAGCGTTTCGGATTAATCGGGGAGAACCGTACCATAAGTAA
- a CDS encoding CxxH/CxxC protein: MEFACDEHIEVAMDVVVDEYEAAPIIEKLNEADQLSTMCSYCKKPAVYSITK; this comes from the coding sequence ATGGAATTTGCATGTGATGAACATATTGAAGTAGCAATGGATGTAGTCGTTGATGAGTACGAAGCGGCACCAATCATCGAAAAATTAAATGAGGCAGATCAATTATCCACAATGTGCAGTTACTGCAAGAAGCCTGCTGTTTATTCAATTACGAAATAG